A portion of the Octopus sinensis unplaced genomic scaffold, ASM634580v1 Contig14003, whole genome shotgun sequence genome contains these proteins:
- the LOC115229982 gene encoding crossover junction endonuclease MUS81-like: MTPCSALKHKWMRSLAAASLRKFPIRIKSGNDCKILEGFGPKLCAMVDQRLAQTNPETTRTTNPCNPTRPVSSYSEGSAEGTRLWSTISAEIDLAGSGAQSSELTGGERTVVHPSEGGRIVLYVDNCEFCGNRNEQLFRELASIDYCVTKLVVGDYLWVYSRHSEHPVCPHDDDVVLDFIVERKRIDDLASSIIDGRLHEQKVLDRPK; the protein is encoded by the exons ATGACCCCCTGCAGTGCCCTCAAACACAAATGGATGAGGTCGTTG GCCGCAGCCTCCCTAAGGAAATTCCCTATCCGAATCAAATCAGGCAACGATTGTAAAATCCTGGAGGGTTTTGGACCTAAATTGTGTGCAATGGTCGACCAAAGACTGGCACAGACAAATCCTGAGACAACAAGGACTACAAATCCTTGCAATCCAACTCGCCCAGTGTCGTCATATTCTGAGGGATCTGCCG AAGGGACCAGACTGTGGTCAACCATCAGCGCGGAAATAGATTTGGCGGGCTCGGGGGCTCAGTCGAGTGAGTTGACAGGAGGGGAGAGGACGGTAGTGCATCCGAGTGAGGGAGGGCGGATTGTGCTGTACGTGGATAATTGTGAGTTCTGTGGGAATCGGAATGAACAGCTCTTCCGGGAGTTGGCCAGTATTGACTACTGTGTCACCAAACTGGTTGTGGGGGATTATTTGTGGGTGTATTCAAGGCATTCTGAGCACCCTGTGTGTCCAC atgatGACGATGTGGTGCTTGATTTTATTGTGGAGAGGAAACGAATTGACGACCTTGCCTCGTCTATAATTGACGGACGTCTCCACGAGCAGAAGGTATTGGACAGGCCTAAATGA
- the LOC115229983 gene encoding LOW QUALITY PROTEIN: dual specificity tyrosine-phosphorylation-regulated kinase 4-like (The sequence of the model RefSeq protein was modified relative to this genomic sequence to represent the inferred CDS: deleted 2 bases in 1 codon): protein MSLQGRVSNTPMPSRAQLPMSGEGLEIIFKVDCLLHFGNKLTTFEQSEILKYKQIWYFGSNASKRETNEFKNNNGFDNEQGFYIKVFRPHQQTINDHLHYRFQVIEELGKGSFGQVLKCHDHKLDRTVAVKLIRNKRRSVFLTRRFHQQALMEVEMLDKILRKDTKNLYNVVHMNEYFYFRNHLCICFELLGLYEALKRNNFGGMSLGTIRKLNYHILQSLVLLYKEKIIHCDLKPVSPLLNPQENILLLKNSQSKCKIIDFGSSCHEDKRCWSVLLILVFSYIQSRFYRAPEVILGIPYSTLIDMWSLGCILAELYTGNPLFPGENEHEQLSYIIQVLDYPPTHMIANSSRKSYFFGQIYKISLDSNNKLTVTSKCRRKSKPASKSLASAVGSNDTIFVDFIAKCLEL, encoded by the exons ATGTCTCTCCAAGGCAGAGTCAGCAACACACCAATGCCGAGCAGGGCCCAACTCCCAATGAGCGGGGAAGGtctggaaataatatttaaagtagACTGCTTGCTCCATTTTGGAAACAAGTTGACCACATTCGAGCAGTCGGAAATACTCAAATACAAACAAATTTGGTATTTTGGGTCAAATGCGAGCAAACGGGAAACAAACGAGTTCAAAAACAACAACGGATTTGACAACGAGCAGGGATTTTACATAAAAGTATTCCGTCCCCACCAACAGACCATCAACGACCACCTCCACTACCGATTCCAAGTCATCGAGGAATTAGGAAAAGGGTCCTTCGGGCAGGTCCTCAAATGCCACGACCACAAATTAGACCGCACAGTGGCAGTTAAACTTATTCGCAACAAACGAAGGTCAGTTTTCCTGACGAGG AGATTCCACCAACAGGCGTTGATGGAGGTGGAAATGTTGGACAAAATCCTGCGAAAGGACACCAAAAATTTGTACAATGTTGTCCACATGAACGAGTATTTTTACTTTCGTAATCATTTGTGCATTTGTTTTGAACTTTTGGG TTTATACGAAGCTTTGAAAAGAAATAACTTTGGAGGGATGAGTTTGGGCACAATTCGGAAACTGAACTACCACATTCTCCAAAGCCTGGTCTTGCTCTACAAGGAGAAAATCATCCACTGTGACCTCAAACCCGTATCCCCCTTACTCAACCCACAGGAGAACATTCTACTACTCAAAAACAGCCAAAGCAAATGCAAAATAATTGACTTTGGGTCAAGTTGTCACGAGGATAAACGATGTTGGTCAGTCCTGTTGATATTAGTGTTTTCCTACATCCAGTCCCGGTTCTACCGAGCCCCGGAAGTGATCCTGGGGATTCCGTATTCCACGTTGATTGACATGTGGAGTCTCGGGTGCATCCTTGCGGAATTGTACACGGGGAATCCACTCTTCCCTGGGGAGAACGAACACGAACAATTGTCCTACATAATTCAGGTCCTCGACTACCCGCCCACTCACATGATTGCCAATTCTTCCAGGAAAAGCTATTTTTTTggtcaaatatacaaaataagttTAGATTCAAATAACAAACTGACTGTCACCTCCAAGTGCAGAAGAAAGTCCAAACCCGCCTCCAAATCTCTCGCGTCTGCTGTCGGCTCAAACGACACGATTTTTGTCGATTTTATAGCCAAATGTCTCGAGTTGTGA
- the LOC115229984 gene encoding LOW QUALITY PROTEIN: decaprenyl-diphosphate synthase subunit 1-like (The sequence of the model RefSeq protein was modified relative to this genomic sequence to represent the inferred CDS: substituted 1 base at 1 genomic stop codon) — protein sequence MPVGLFSILIRCKSIPTRFFKDYGGVVSSTSSTPEEWLYQREIDSKIKSVGPQVHFPQEFSSCSQPLYDASMYYFSNGGKRIRPKLTCLVSAILNSHGGTSKHPSPPKLESINEHQSSIAAIAEMIHAASLTHDDVIDSSQIRRNMLSLPQKKSVLVGNFILSRASMVLGRIGRPEVTCLLAQVIEDLVRGWFVWXTLEGELSQIGKESDDLDTLMEDYMQTIYKKTASLFANSFKAP from the exons ATGCCAGTTGGACTGTTCTCCATTTTAATTCGTTGTAAATCAATTCCGACTCGATTCTTCAAGGATTACGGAGGTGTTGTGTCCTCGACTTCCTCCACCCCCGAAGAGTGGCTGTACCAAAGAGAAATTGACTCCAAAATAAAAAGTGTTGGTCCCCAAGTTCATTTCCCGCAGGAATTCAGTTCCTGTTCTCAACCACTCTACGACGCCTCAATGTACTACTTCTCCAATGGCGGGAAAAGAATCCGCCCAAAACTGACCTGCCTTGTGTCCGCAATCCTCAACTCCCACGGCGGCACATCAAAGCACCCATCACCACCCAAACTCGAATCAATCAATGAACATCAAAGCAGTATTGCCGCCATCGCCGAAATGATCCACGCGGCCTCCCTCACCCACGATGACGTCATCGACTCGAGTCAGATTCGTCGGAATATGCTTTCCCTGCCTCAGAAAA AGTCAGTCCTGGTGGGGAACTTTATTCTGTCCCGTGCTTCCATGGTCCTGGGCAGAATAGGGCGGCCGGAGGTGACCTGTCTGCTCGCACAGGTCATTGAGGATCTCGTGAGAGGTTGGTTTGTCTGGTAGACCTTGGAAGGGGAGTTGAGTCAGATTGGGAAGGAGAGTGACGACTTGGACACACTGATGGAGGACTACATGCAGACAATCTACAAAAAGACAGCCTCTTTGTTCGCTAATAGTTTTAAAGCT